In the Gossypium arboreum isolate Shixiya-1 chromosome 10, ASM2569848v2, whole genome shotgun sequence genome, one interval contains:
- the LOC108488208 gene encoding ankyrin repeat-containing protein BDA1-like, protein MDERMIGAAQTGDINILYELILNDPYVLQRIDDVPFFHTPLHVAASAGHFDFMMEMINLKPSFARKLNQAGFSPMHLALQNQKTQAVLRLLRFDEGLLRVKRREGFTPLHHVVQNGNVDFLIKFLEVCPEAIEDVTVRDETVFHLAVKNNRFEAFQVLVGWLIRSRHKAANRWEKELLSWADIDGNTVLHVAAIRNRPQVVKVLLEHLCGDHINAKNAKGLTALDIQSQYPYSM, encoded by the exons ATGGATGAGAGGATGATAGGGGCTGCACAAACAGGAGACATAAACATCTTGTATGAGTTAATTCTGAATGATCCATATGTtttacagcgtatcgatgatgTACCTTTTTTCCATACTCCTTTGCATGTAGCAGCCTCTGCAGGGCATTTTGATTTTATGATGGAGATGATCAACTTAAAGCCATCGTTTGCAAGAAAGCTAAACCAAGCTGGGTTTAGCCCCATGCACTTGGCTCTGCAAAATCAAAAAACTCAAGCAGTGCTTCGACTCCTCAGGTTTGATGAAGGCCTTCTTCGTGTCAAAAGGCGGGAGGGCTTCACTCCTTTGCATCATGTGGTTCAAAATGGAAATGTTGATTTTTTGATCAAGTTCCTTGAGGTTTGCCCCGAGGCTATTGAAGATGTGACTGTTCGAGATGAGACGGTTTTCCATCTTGCCGTAAAAAATAACAGGTTTGAAGCTTTCCAAGTCTTGGTGGGGTGGCTTATAAGGAGCCGCCATAAAGCTGCCAACCGTTGGGAGAAAGAACTACTGAGTTGGGCAGACATTGATGGCAACACTGTTTTACATGTTGCTGCTATCAGAAACAGACCTCAG GTGGTAAAAGTACTGCTGGAACACTTGTGTGGTGACCATATCAATGCGAAAAATGCAAAGGGATTGACTGCACTTGATATCCAATCACAATACCCATATTCGATGTAG